One window of Novosphingobium sp. P6W genomic DNA carries:
- the smc gene encoding chromosome segregation protein SMC, whose amino-acid sequence MRIHRLKLSGFKSFVEPAELRIEPGLTGVVGPNGCGKSNLLEAIRWVMGESSPKSMRGGGMEDVIFAGTDKRPPRSFAEVVLKAETAARPDGSREELEVVRRIERGAGSAYRINGRDVRAKDVALTFADAATGAHSPALVSQGRIAAVIAAKPAERRAMLEEAAGIAGLHVRRKDAEQRLRATEANLARLDDIMASLDKQVGTLRRQAKAAERYKALTDQIRLSEARLVFARWRDAAEAAEAARKEAQAAEARVGIAQGLAAEAQSQQAKAAQTLAEARDELADRRDDASAQGHRMATLTSQLEAAEQRLADLNRQRTRLEEDRHDADRLTRDAADALARLERELADGEKQLAADEAMRPRFANTLDGAEQSSRAAELDLAQATARQAGVEAEWRIAEAEVTQARSRSARAQQDVARIEGQIAAQADAADLDAAIAAAKARAEDANAALAKAREGLDDMQARKTALQAERDTAASALAGARADLTGIEREHTALLRDREARAKGAKAAHGLPVAIDALRAAPGYERALAAVLGRDAKAPLGLVRGADGRFWTGAEAPLPVADSLAAHVGKCPDELAARLALVHVADDDDGRALKPGEWMVTRAGVLRRWDGFVARGEGAAEAARLEAENRFAQLDAQLPPLLEAVAAAETRQTAAGQELAALSSQLISAERAIAAAADAERSALRAVDQAEDARSRQRARRAELDAAVADLAQQQQAAAAEATSANAKLAALPDPAAGRAELEAARSRNVQARSALQAAMAALAAHDQALAVARERTTAQRGDIRGWQARSGDAAGRLAQMAGRLEEIETESAVVAAKPASLMQQIEQGEAVRTRLADELAKAEAAVTAATDAARRADTALSAAQETLAAAREGRAGAAARAEHEDSRRVEMTRVSGERFQCPPPVLPERFAFAYGEVGSAEGESMTMDRLVAERERIGPVNLVAADELTEAEGQLGTSATEKAELTEAVNRLRGSIGNLNREGRERLRAAFEAVDGHFRRLFQQLFQGGQAHLALVDSDDPLEAGLEIYAQPPGKRLQSLTLLSGGEQALTAVALIFGLFLTNPAPICVLDEVDAPLDDANIERFCDLLEAMTRETETRYLVVTHNAVTMSRMHRLFGVTMVEKGISRLVSVDLGGAEELLAAQ is encoded by the coding sequence ATGCGCATCCACCGGCTCAAGCTCAGCGGATTCAAGAGCTTCGTCGAGCCGGCCGAACTGCGCATCGAGCCGGGGCTGACGGGCGTCGTCGGCCCCAACGGCTGCGGCAAGTCCAACCTTCTCGAAGCGATCCGCTGGGTCATGGGCGAAAGCTCGCCCAAGTCGATGCGCGGCGGCGGCATGGAAGACGTGATTTTCGCCGGCACCGACAAGCGGCCGCCGCGCTCCTTCGCCGAAGTGGTGCTCAAGGCCGAGACTGCCGCGCGCCCCGACGGCTCGCGTGAGGAACTGGAGGTCGTCCGCCGGATCGAGCGCGGTGCCGGCAGCGCTTATCGCATCAACGGCCGGGACGTGCGTGCCAAGGACGTCGCGCTGACCTTCGCCGACGCCGCCACCGGCGCGCATAGCCCCGCGCTGGTCAGCCAGGGCCGCATTGCCGCCGTCATCGCCGCCAAGCCCGCAGAACGCCGCGCGATGCTGGAAGAGGCCGCAGGCATCGCCGGCCTGCACGTGCGCCGCAAGGACGCCGAACAGCGCCTGCGCGCCACTGAGGCCAACCTTGCCCGGCTCGACGACATCATGGCCAGCCTCGACAAGCAGGTCGGGACTTTGCGGCGGCAGGCCAAGGCCGCCGAACGCTACAAGGCGCTGACCGACCAGATCCGCCTTTCCGAAGCCCGCCTCGTCTTCGCCCGCTGGCGCGATGCCGCCGAAGCCGCCGAGGCCGCGCGCAAGGAAGCGCAGGCCGCCGAGGCGCGCGTCGGCATCGCGCAGGGCCTCGCTGCGGAAGCCCAGAGCCAACAGGCCAAGGCCGCCCAGACGCTTGCCGAGGCGCGCGACGAGCTTGCCGACCGCCGCGACGATGCCAGCGCGCAGGGCCACCGAATGGCAACGCTCACCAGCCAGCTGGAAGCGGCCGAGCAGCGCCTCGCCGACCTCAACCGCCAACGCACCCGGCTGGAGGAAGACAGGCACGATGCCGACCGCCTGACCCGCGATGCCGCGGACGCCCTTGCCCGCCTCGAACGCGAACTGGCGGACGGCGAGAAGCAGCTGGCGGCGGACGAGGCCATGCGCCCGCGCTTCGCCAACACCCTCGACGGCGCCGAACAGTCCTCACGCGCGGCTGAACTCGACCTTGCACAGGCCACCGCGCGGCAGGCCGGAGTAGAGGCCGAATGGCGTATCGCCGAGGCCGAAGTCACCCAGGCCCGCAGCCGCAGCGCCCGCGCGCAACAGGATGTCGCCCGAATCGAGGGACAGATCGCCGCACAGGCCGACGCCGCCGACCTCGACGCCGCGATCGCCGCCGCAAAGGCCCGGGCAGAAGATGCGAACGCCGCGCTGGCCAAGGCTCGCGAAGGGCTGGACGACATGCAGGCGCGCAAAACCGCCCTCCAGGCAGAGCGCGACACTGCCGCCTCCGCGCTGGCGGGAGCCCGCGCCGACCTCACCGGCATCGAGCGTGAACACACCGCCTTGCTGCGCGACCGCGAGGCCCGCGCCAAGGGCGCCAAGGCGGCGCACGGACTGCCCGTGGCCATCGACGCCCTGCGCGCCGCGCCGGGCTACGAGCGTGCCCTTGCCGCGGTGCTGGGCCGCGATGCCAAGGCGCCGCTGGGCCTCGTCAGAGGCGCTGACGGCCGCTTCTGGACCGGCGCCGAGGCGCCCTTGCCGGTTGCGGACAGCCTTGCCGCCCATGTCGGCAAGTGCCCGGACGAACTCGCCGCGCGCCTCGCGCTGGTCCACGTCGCCGATGATGACGATGGGCGCGCGCTGAAGCCGGGTGAATGGATGGTCACCCGCGCAGGCGTGCTGCGGCGCTGGGACGGGTTCGTCGCGCGCGGCGAAGGCGCTGCCGAAGCGGCGCGGCTGGAGGCGGAGAACCGCTTTGCCCAGCTGGACGCCCAGCTCCCACCCTTGCTCGAAGCCGTGGCCGCCGCAGAAACGCGGCAGACCGCAGCGGGGCAGGAACTGGCGGCGCTATCGTCACAGCTCATTTCCGCCGAACGCGCCATCGCCGCCGCAGCCGACGCCGAACGCAGTGCCCTGCGCGCCGTCGATCAGGCCGAGGATGCGCGCAGCCGCCAGCGAGCGCGCCGCGCCGAACTCGACGCTGCGGTAGCCGACCTTGCCCAGCAGCAGCAGGCCGCCGCCGCAGAAGCGACCTCCGCCAATGCCAAACTGGCCGCCCTGCCCGACCCGGCGGCAGGCCGCGCCGAACTGGAGGCCGCGCGCAGCCGCAACGTGCAGGCTCGCAGTGCCCTGCAGGCCGCCATGGCCGCTCTGGCAGCGCACGATCAGGCGCTCGCCGTCGCGCGGGAACGCACGACTGCCCAGCGCGGCGATATTCGCGGCTGGCAGGCGCGTTCCGGTGATGCTGCGGGCCGCCTCGCGCAGATGGCGGGACGGCTGGAGGAAATCGAGACCGAAAGCGCGGTCGTCGCCGCCAAGCCCGCCTCGCTGATGCAGCAGATCGAGCAGGGCGAAGCCGTGCGCACCCGCCTTGCCGATGAACTGGCGAAGGCCGAAGCCGCCGTCACCGCTGCCACCGATGCCGCGCGCAGGGCCGACACCGCGCTTTCTGCTGCGCAGGAAACCCTTGCCGCCGCGCGCGAAGGCCGCGCCGGCGCCGCCGCTCGCGCCGAACACGAAGATTCGCGCCGCGTCGAAATGACCCGTGTTTCGGGCGAGCGTTTCCAGTGCCCGCCCCCGGTCCTGCCCGAACGCTTCGCCTTTGCGTACGGCGAAGTCGGCAGCGCCGAAGGCGAAAGCATGACGATGGACCGCCTTGTCGCCGAGCGCGAGCGGATCGGTCCGGTCAACCTCGTCGCCGCCGACGAACTGACCGAAGCCGAAGGCCAGCTAGGCACCAGCGCCACCGAAAAAGCCGAATTGACCGAGGCGGTCAACCGCCTGCGCGGCTCCATCGGCAACCTCAACCGCGAAGGCCGCGAACGCCTGCGCGCCGCTTTCGAGGCGGTCGACGGCCATTTTCGCCGCCTGTTCCAGCAGTTGTTCCAAGGCGGCCAGGCGCACTTGGCGCTCGTCGATTCGGACGATCCACTGGAGGCAGGGCTGGAAATCTACGCCCAGCCTCCCGGCAAGCGTCTGCAATCGCTCACGCTGCTTTCAGGCGGTGAGCAGGCACTGACGGCAGTGGCGTTGATCTTCGGCCTGTTCCTGACCAACCCGGCGCCGATCTGCGTGCTGGACGAAGTCGACGCCCCGCTCGACGACGCCAACATCGAGCGCTTCTGCGACCTCCTCGAAGCGATGACGCGCGAGACGGAGACGCGCTACCTCGTCGTCACTCACAATGCCGTGACGATGAGCCGGATGCACCGCCTGTTCGGTGTGACCATGGTTGAGAAAGGCATCTCCCGCCTCGTCAGCGTGGACCTTGGCGGCGCCGAGGAACTGCTGGCGGCGCAGTAG
- the soxR gene encoding redox-sensitive transcriptional activator SoxR, whose protein sequence is MVQDRFISIGDLSGRTGVAVSAIRFYEEKGLLTSLRSSGNQRRFLRSDIRRVSFILIAQKLGLALAQIERELAELPQGRTPTLADWERISRSMRESIDARIALLELTRRKLDECIGCGCLSLTKCRLYNAEDAAGAQGPGPRFVLG, encoded by the coding sequence ATGGTCCAGGACCGTTTCATCAGCATCGGCGACCTTTCCGGGCGCACCGGCGTCGCGGTTTCGGCTATCCGGTTCTACGAAGAGAAGGGTCTGCTCACCAGCCTGCGGTCCAGCGGCAACCAGCGGCGTTTCCTGCGCTCGGACATCCGGCGCGTCAGTTTCATCCTGATCGCCCAGAAGCTGGGACTGGCGCTCGCCCAGATCGAGCGCGAACTTGCGGAGTTGCCGCAGGGCCGCACCCCCACGCTGGCAGATTGGGAGCGGATCAGCCGGTCCATGCGCGAATCGATCGATGCCCGGATCGCGCTGCTCGAACTGACCCGCCGCAAGCTCGACGAATGCATCGGCTGCGGCTGCCTCAGCCTGACGAAATGCCGGCTCTACAATGCCGAGGATGCGGCGGGCGCACAGGGCCCAGGGCCGCGCTTCGTGCTGGGCTGA
- a CDS encoding VOC family protein — protein sequence MAQGRLEHANITVSDIERSATLLQDLLGWHERWRGPALGGGETIHVGGDFSYIAVYTDRKERERFAKGAPLNHVGLVVEDLDAAERTVVAAGLEPFAHADYDPGRRFYFFDWDGIEFELVNYD from the coding sequence ATGGCCCAGGGCCGCCTCGAACATGCCAATATCACCGTCAGCGACATCGAGCGTTCCGCCACACTCCTGCAGGACCTGCTGGGCTGGCACGAGCGCTGGAGGGGCCCGGCACTAGGCGGCGGCGAGACGATCCACGTCGGCGGGGACTTCAGCTACATCGCCGTCTACACTGACCGCAAGGAGCGCGAACGCTTCGCCAAGGGCGCCCCGCTCAATCACGTCGGGCTGGTCGTGGAAGACCTGGACGCCGCCGAACGGACCGTAGTCGCAGCCGGGCTGGAGCCTTTTGCCCACGCCGACTACGATCCGGGCCGGCGCTTCTATTTCTTCGATTGGGACGGGATCGAGTTCGAACTGGTCAATTACGACTGA
- the ubiA gene encoding 4-hydroxybenzoate octaprenyltransferase, which translates to MTQPSLVPDSQHRGLVSLLPPRLRDYAMLARFDRPIGWWLLFWPCVWGVMLAGGEKRWDLVLWMLAGSIAMRGAGCVYNDIVDADLDRRVARTALRPVASGRVSKGAAWAWLLILCGIGLVVLLQLRWEAQLVAVGSVVLVAGYPFMKRITWWPQAWLGMVFTWGALVGWVEIRSDHLEAIGALYLGAIFWCIGYDTIYALQDREDDALVGIRSSALRLGSRVRAGVGGFYALALAFWALAFWAMRPDWVGLVALVPMALHLGFQIVTLDPEDGENPLARFRSNRDAGLVMALACWVVGNAGIV; encoded by the coding sequence GTGACTCAACCTTCGCTCGTCCCCGACAGCCAGCATCGCGGCCTGGTATCCCTGCTGCCGCCCCGCCTGCGCGACTATGCCATGCTGGCCCGTTTCGACCGGCCGATCGGCTGGTGGCTGCTGTTCTGGCCCTGCGTCTGGGGGGTGATGCTTGCGGGCGGAGAGAAGCGCTGGGATCTGGTGCTATGGATGCTGGCCGGTTCGATCGCGATGCGCGGCGCGGGCTGCGTCTATAACGACATCGTCGACGCCGACCTTGACCGCCGCGTCGCCCGCACCGCGCTGCGCCCCGTCGCCAGCGGCCGGGTGAGCAAGGGCGCAGCCTGGGCCTGGCTCCTGATCCTGTGCGGCATCGGTCTCGTTGTCCTGCTGCAACTACGCTGGGAGGCGCAGCTTGTGGCTGTGGGCAGTGTCGTCCTGGTGGCCGGCTATCCCTTTATGAAGCGCATCACATGGTGGCCGCAGGCCTGGCTGGGCATGGTCTTCACATGGGGCGCTCTGGTCGGTTGGGTCGAGATCCGCAGCGACCATCTGGAGGCGATCGGGGCGCTTTATCTCGGCGCGATCTTCTGGTGCATCGGTTATGACACCATCTACGCCCTGCAGGACCGCGAGGATGACGCGCTGGTGGGCATCCGCTCGTCCGCGCTGCGACTGGGATCGCGGGTGCGCGCAGGCGTCGGCGGGTTCTATGCGCTGGCGCTGGCGTTCTGGGCGCTGGCTTTCTGGGCCATGCGCCCGGACTGGGTGGGGCTCGTCGCGCTGGTGCCCATGGCGCTGCATCTGGGCTTCCAGATCGTGACGCTGGACCCCGAGGACGGCGAAAACCCGCTGGCCCGCTTCCGCTCGAACCGCGACGCCGGGCTGGTCATGGCACTGGCCTGCTGGGTGGTGGGCAACGCCGGTATCGTATGA
- a CDS encoding 16S rRNA (uracil(1498)-N(3))-methyltransferase, protein MPATPAWPPRSAPRLFVSGPLSQGSEIALEGAQAHYLGKVMRVAVGDAVIACDDETGEWACEVVSAGKRDVVLRARDLLRVREDVPDFVLCAALLKKPNFDLVLEKATELGVGAVQPLVTRRCVADKLNPERAISIVTEAAEQCARTALPRIEPALKLEALLRDWPADRTLFFADEQGGEPAAQAFTAHAGPAALLVGPEGGFDEDERALVRAHPNARAITLGPRILRAETASISAIALWMAVAGDWSPVNS, encoded by the coding sequence ATGCCCGCAACCCCCGCATGGCCGCCGCGCTCGGCCCCGCGCCTGTTCGTTTCCGGCCCCCTATCCCAAGGGAGCGAGATCGCTTTGGAGGGTGCGCAGGCGCACTACCTCGGCAAAGTGATGCGGGTAGCGGTGGGCGACGCCGTGATCGCCTGCGACGACGAAACCGGCGAATGGGCCTGCGAGGTCGTCTCTGCCGGCAAGCGCGATGTCGTCCTGCGCGCGCGCGATCTGCTGCGGGTGCGCGAGGACGTGCCGGACTTCGTGCTGTGCGCGGCGTTGCTCAAGAAGCCCAATTTCGACCTTGTGCTGGAAAAGGCGACCGAGCTGGGCGTGGGCGCGGTGCAGCCGCTGGTCACCCGGCGCTGCGTAGCCGACAAACTCAACCCCGAGCGCGCCATCTCCATCGTCACCGAGGCGGCCGAGCAATGTGCCCGCACCGCCTTGCCGCGAATCGAACCGGCGCTGAAACTCGAAGCCCTGCTGCGCGACTGGCCGGCGGACCGCACCCTGTTTTTCGCCGACGAACAGGGCGGCGAACCGGCAGCGCAGGCCTTTACGGCACATGCCGGCCCGGCCGCGCTGCTGGTCGGCCCCGAAGGCGGCTTTGACGAGGACGAGCGGGCACTGGTGCGTGCCCACCCAAACGCCCGCGCGATCACCCTTGGCCCGCGCATCCTCAGGGCCGAAACTGCCAGCATTTCCGCCATTGCGCTGTGGATGGCAGTGGCCGGAGACTGGTCGCCGGTTAATTCTTAG